One region of Kytococcus sedentarius DSM 20547 genomic DNA includes:
- a CDS encoding HD-GYP domain-containing protein has product MSAALGGATVLALLLLLAVVVRWRWPHTHVAMWLVGRAAQIGLVGLVPLVGDGGWRGCLTAIGAALVTSLAALALSLRPSPDSSLLPDATGWFGVSALTGVAAGTVAAAPIPTGWMPVVVLLVAGLGLCLEVMAGRGRGQLRGLRALRATEGFALVSIAATAAALVAGVPVIGWWFAPIALSPLVNIAAALQGRTRALAVAQETVTALARLPDVAGHTRADHGQRVAEVAVGIGEGLGLTDTELAHLRLAGLMHDVGLVSLNTRIKDGSTSLLAPRDQQRIAARSAEIAAELPADPAVIGTLHHQAHLFIDHVMYRADVPRGARILKVANAVDDYAEGQRTATALEAALSRISMQQGYEFDPEVVAAARHVVTRLRSD; this is encoded by the coding sequence GTGAGCGCCGCGCTGGGCGGCGCCACCGTCCTGGCGCTCCTGCTGCTGCTCGCCGTGGTGGTGCGTTGGCGCTGGCCCCACACGCACGTGGCCATGTGGCTGGTCGGCCGGGCCGCGCAGATCGGCCTGGTGGGGCTCGTGCCCCTCGTCGGCGACGGCGGGTGGCGGGGGTGCCTCACGGCAATCGGGGCCGCGCTGGTGACCAGCCTCGCCGCCCTGGCCCTCTCGCTGCGGCCCAGCCCCGACTCGTCGCTGCTACCGGACGCCACCGGGTGGTTCGGCGTGTCCGCCCTCACCGGGGTCGCGGCCGGCACCGTGGCGGCCGCGCCCATCCCCACCGGGTGGATGCCCGTGGTGGTGCTGCTCGTCGCCGGGCTCGGCCTGTGCCTGGAGGTGATGGCCGGGCGCGGGCGGGGCCAGCTGCGCGGCCTGCGGGCCCTGCGCGCCACGGAGGGCTTCGCGCTGGTGAGCATCGCCGCCACCGCCGCCGCCCTGGTGGCCGGCGTGCCGGTCATCGGCTGGTGGTTCGCCCCCATCGCGCTCAGCCCGCTGGTGAACATCGCCGCCGCCCTGCAGGGGCGCACCCGCGCGCTTGCTGTGGCTCAGGAGACGGTCACCGCCCTGGCGCGCCTGCCCGACGTCGCCGGCCACACCCGCGCCGACCACGGCCAGCGCGTCGCCGAGGTGGCCGTGGGCATCGGCGAGGGGCTCGGGCTCACCGACACCGAGCTCGCCCACCTGCGGCTGGCGGGCCTCATGCACGACGTGGGCCTGGTCTCGCTGAACACGCGCATCAAGGACGGCAGCACCAGCCTGCTCGCCCCGCGTGACCAGCAGCGCATCGCCGCCCGCTCGGCCGAGATCGCCGCTGAGCTGCCCGCCGACCCCGCGGTGATCGGCACGCTGCACCACCAGGCGCACCTCTTCATCGACCACGTCATGTACCGGGCCGACGTGCCCCGCGGCGCCCGCATCCTCAAGGTGGCCAACGCCGTGGACGACTACGCCGAGGGGCAGCGCACCGCGACCGCCCTGGAGGCCGCGCTCTCACGCATCTCCATGCAGCAGGGGTACGAGTTCGACCCCGAGGTGGTGGCCGCGGCGCGGCACGTGGTCACCCGGCTGCGCTCGGACTGA